In one window of Henckelia pumila isolate YLH828 chromosome 1, ASM3356847v2, whole genome shotgun sequence DNA:
- the LOC140876258 gene encoding uncharacterized protein, producing MASLTPGILLKLLQSTNSATKVTGDHRSALLQVVGIVPALSTSDSLWPNHGFYVQLSDSRNSTYVSLSDRDTELILNNRLQLGQFVHLDRLVFDSTPVPTPLNLRPIAGRHQFIGSPEPLIARINSGGVVIQPVSESDPSLDPIAAYLSRMGKKVIDSKEKCAEGDGSVGDVKAAFSKVSRGVANSNGKAGSDRVSSQRFSSPGALKQRSVIPSGKKAERDPSPAGKSGKRTSSPAPSKCVVPSLEEAAKDENRRTSREPAIIVPSRYRQPSPTSGRRQASPVVARRMSLSPGRRLSGGLKVSPALDSSGKKKMANIAAGISKVSEALVGSIKPSRKNWDDGATPGGGSSSEDKEKTRTKNRPDLQAILRTQAAISRRLSDVHENSPANDEKFCGSESPSESEKPNVAPVITIHEKKWTDGSIPLDSVSSSLAKLGKDAMRRRRVASTAASEALEEAMATESIVRSLSMFTDLHSSSKPENPLPTIDRFMSIYEDVLKSIAAAESIAGKHSSSAANENITSSEQSKSSSTLWVEAALATNLEVVSLLTDQNFAGSSKMEQQSSKKRQSANSTVKNNNTNTSSPLVGPWTRGKGMGETVELGKILLYEMQIWFVRFVESSLDAGFRVFGKCTPAGNGGLNNCGPIAAILSQLKRVNNWLDRIMIEQNDVLAGKIESLKRKIYGFVIQHVGTTVESMIPAASS from the exons ATGGCGTCTCTGACCCCGGGAATCCTTCTCAAACTCCTCCAATCCACGAATTCCGCCACCAAAGTCACCGGAGACCACCGCAGCGCtctcctccaggtcgtcggaaTTGTCCCCGCGTTGTCCACTTCGGATTCTCTTTGGCCCAACCATGGATTCTACGTTCAGCTGTCCGATTCCCGCAATTCCACCTACGTTTCCCTCTCCGACCGTGATACCGAACTCATCCTCAACAACCGTCTCCAGCTGGGTCAGTTTGTGCACCTCGATCGACTCGTCTTCGACTCGACTCCTGTTCCCACCCCACTTAATCTACGTCCCATAGCTGGTCGTCACCAATTTATTGGATCTCCTGAACCACTCATTGCTCGCATTAACAGCGGTGGAGTTGTAATCCAGCCCGTTTCGGAGTCTGACCCCTCATTGGACCCTATCGCAGCTTATTTGTCGAGGATGGGTAAAAAGGTGATAGATTCGAAGGAGAAATGCGCCGAGGGTGATGGGAGTGTGGGCGATGTTAAGGCGGCTTTCTCTAAGGTTAGTAGGGGAGTG GCTAATAGTAATGGTAAAGCTGGTTCAGACAGGGTCAGTTCGCAAAGGTTTTCGTCACCTGGAGCATTAAAGCAGAGATCCGTGATCCCATCTGGGAAGAAAGCAGAGAGGGATCCATCCCCAGCTGGAAAGTCGGGAAAGCGCACGAGTTCCCCTGCACCATCAAAATGCGTGGTTCCTAGCCTTGAGGAGGCTGCCAAGGACGAAAATAGGAGGACGTCAAGGGAACCAGCAATAATAGTGCCATCACGATATCGGCAGCCATCACCAACTTCAGGGAGGAGGCAGGCAAGTCCGGTGGTAGCTAGAAGGATGTCTCTGTCCCCTGGCCGAAGATTGTCAGGCGGGCTTAAGGTATCCCCAGCACTGGATTCTTCCGGGAAGAAGAAGATGGCTAACATTGCTGCGGGGATATCAAAGGTTTCTGAGGCACTTGTAGGGTCCATAAAGCCAAGTAGGAAGAACTGGGATGATGGGGCGACTCCAGGTGGAGGCAGCTCCTCTGAGGACAAAGAAAAAACGAGGACTAAAAATAGACCCGATCTGCAAGCTATTTTGAGAACTCAG GCTGCGATTTCTCGGCGATTAAGTGATGTACATGAGAACTCACCCGCAAATGATGAAAAATTTTGTGGGTCTGAAAGTCCATCTGAGTCTGAAAAACCAAATGTGGCTCCTGTAATCACCATTCACGAGAAGAAATGGACGGATGGTAGTATTCCATTGGACAGTGTCTCTTCAAGCCTTGCAAAACTTGGAAAG GATGCTATGCGCAGGAGAAGAGTGGCTTCAACTGCTGCGTCTGAAGCTTTAGAGGAGGCCATGGCCACAGAATCAATCGTGAGAAGCTTAAG CATGTTTACAGATCTCCACTCAAGTTCAAAGCCTGAAAATCCTTTACCTACTATCGATCGATTCATGTCAATTTACGAAGATGTTCTAAAATCCATAGCAGCCGCAGAATCTATTGCCGGCAAACATAGTTCATCAGCTGCTAATGAGAACATCACCTCATCAGAACAATCAAAATCTAGTAGTACCCTTTGGGTAGAAGCCGCTTTGGCTACAAATCTTGAAGTTGTCTCCCTTTTAACAGACCAAAACTTTGCGGGCTCATCCAAAATGGAGCAACAAAGTTCTAAGAAACGACAGTCTGCCAATTCAACCGTTAAGAATAATAACACAAATACCTCTTCACCACTAGTTGGACCTTGGACTAGGGGCAAAGGGATGGGAGAGACTGTGGAACTTGGAAAGATTTTGCTGTATGAGATGCAAATATGGTTTGTAAGATTTGTAGAGTCATCCCTTGATGCTGGTTTTCGGGTTTTTGGGAAATGCACTCCTGCTGGCAATGGTGGACTCAACAACTGTGGCCCTATAGCAGCAATTTTGTCTCAACTTAAGCGAGTCAACAACTGGTTGGATCGCATAATGATTGAACAGAATGATGTTCTCGCGGGAAAGATTGAGAGTCTGAAGCGAAAGATTTACGGGTTTGTCATTCAACATGTTGGCACGACAGTTGAAAGTATGATCCCAGCAGCCTCGTCTTGA
- the LOC140874819 gene encoding iron-sulfur cluster co-chaperone protein HscB homolog, producing the protein MWRKQTSAALRIINSKKFPFPLSDSLRFNLFYRNSSLLHFSSSRFTGRFGGNPFLSARTSFFPNPALLFGAKWIDTLTFDPNSSFFCSQSGSSEKLQRCWNCDAEGANTTPFLFCHTCRSVQPVYGSVDYFQIFGMGRDYNVDVGELEREYKNWQRKLHPDLVHSKTQREREYAAEQSARLIDAYRTLADPLSRAIYMMKLEGSIVDEEERITDLELLAEIMELREAVEEAEGTEALIQLQAQLQEKLQYWSNSFEDAFRSTQYEDALSSIRRMTYYKRANEEIIKKL; encoded by the exons ATGTGGAGAAAGCAAACTTCAGCTGCTTTGCGGATAATCAATTCAAAGAAATTCCCTTTTCCACTTTCGGATTCTCTGCGTTTTAATTTATTCTATCGAAATTCCTCTCTTTTACATTTTTCATCTTCTCGTTTCACTGGAAGATTTGGTGGAAACCCCTTTCTTTCTGCCAGAACGTCGTTTTTCCCGAACCCAGCTCTTTTATTTGGTGCGAAATGGATCGATACCTTAACTTTTGATCCCAATAGCTCTTTTTTCTGCTCCCAGTCTGGTTCCAGTGAGAAACTCCAGCGCTGCTGGAATTGTGACGCCGAGGGTGCGAATACGACTCCGTTTCTGTTCTGTCATACTTGTCGCAGTGTGCAACCGGTCTATGGCTCCGTTGATTACTTCCAAATTTTCGGAAT GGGGAGGGATTACAATGTTGACGTAGGAGAATTGGAGAGGGAGTATAAGAACTGGCAAAGGAAACTGCATCCTGATCTAGTTCATTCAAAAACCCAG AGAGAACGGGAATATGCGGCTGAACAGTCTGCGCGGTTGATAGATGCATATCGAACACTTGCTGACCCTTTGTCAAGAGCAATCTACATG ATGAAGTTAGAAGGGTCGATTGTGGATGAAGAAGAAAGGATTACAGACCTGGAACTCCTAGCTGAG ATCATGGAGTTAAGGGAAGCTGTAGAAGAAGCAGAAGGCACTGAGGCATTAATTCAGCTCCAGGCTCAG TTGCAGGAAAAATTGCAATATTGGTCTAACTCATTTGAAGATGCGTTTAGGAGTACACAATATGAAGATGCACTTTCTTCAATTCGAAGAATGACATACTACAAACGTGCAAATGAGGAAATTATAAAGAAGCTTTAG